A window from Hyalangium ruber encodes these proteins:
- the ggt gene encoding gamma-glutamyltransferase, whose amino-acid sequence MRRLLIAACTGLLLVASCSHDKAASGATSATAFQPQATGRGGAAATIDVRATAAAIEILKDGGNAVDAAVAAAGVLSVTDLYSCGIGGGGLMVIYLAGEQRVVTVEHREAAPRQLRRELFYEAGVPIPTLEVMTSGLSAGVPGMVRGWETALARYGTRGLKEVLQPGIRVAEQGFEVDPFFFDQTTRNAERFKLFTSSASLFLPAQGQPLPVGATFTNPGMAKTYRLVAQGGSQAFYRGELARAIVETVTRPPMSPGAAHPVRAGVMKLSDLADYEARIREPVKSTYRGYTLYGMGAPTSGGLTLGLALNILEATSPASPNRAEMLHRYLEASRLAFADRNAYVADPEYVDVPVAGLLSKEYAAERSKALDPAKAAPGAARAGNPFAYQQDPSTLPPLAQRLPALPPSVLDVPHRETTHITTADKAGNIVAYTCTIEAEGGSGIVVPGYGFLLNNEMTDFDVPPSPATPHANIPEAGKRPRSSMTPTLVFKDGVPVLALGSPGGSSIITTVLQTLVYHLDLHMPLLEAVAAPRVSQSNVPDGKSHAEPEFIASPEAAALQAKGHTFTEANPIGALTAIRFNPDGTLTAVAEPQRRGGGSAMVVEPVR is encoded by the coding sequence ATGCGCAGACTCCTCATCGCCGCGTGTACCGGGCTGCTGCTCGTTGCCAGCTGCAGCCACGACAAGGCGGCCTCCGGTGCTACCTCCGCCACCGCGTTCCAGCCCCAAGCCACTGGGCGCGGCGGCGCGGCGGCGACGATCGATGTGCGCGCCACCGCGGCGGCCATCGAGATCCTCAAGGATGGAGGCAATGCCGTCGACGCGGCCGTCGCCGCCGCGGGCGTGCTCAGCGTGACGGACCTCTACTCCTGCGGCATTGGCGGGGGTGGGTTGATGGTCATCTACCTGGCCGGCGAGCAGCGCGTCGTCACCGTGGAGCACCGCGAGGCCGCTCCCCGCCAGCTCCGCCGGGAGCTCTTCTATGAGGCGGGTGTGCCCATCCCCACGCTCGAGGTGATGACCAGCGGCCTTTCGGCCGGAGTGCCCGGCATGGTGCGGGGCTGGGAGACCGCCCTGGCGCGTTACGGTACCCGCGGGCTCAAAGAGGTGCTCCAGCCGGGCATCCGCGTCGCTGAGCAGGGCTTCGAGGTGGACCCGTTCTTCTTCGACCAGACCACGCGCAACGCCGAGCGCTTCAAGCTGTTCACCAGCTCGGCCAGCCTCTTCCTGCCCGCCCAGGGCCAACCCCTCCCTGTCGGTGCCACCTTCACCAACCCGGGCATGGCGAAGACGTACCGGCTGGTGGCCCAGGGCGGCAGCCAGGCCTTCTACCGAGGCGAGCTCGCACGGGCCATCGTGGAGACGGTGACTCGGCCTCCCATGTCGCCCGGGGCCGCGCACCCGGTCCGCGCGGGGGTGATGAAGCTGTCGGACCTGGCGGACTACGAGGCGCGCATCCGCGAGCCGGTAAAGAGCACCTACCGGGGCTACACGCTCTACGGCATGGGCGCGCCCACCAGTGGAGGGCTCACGCTGGGCCTGGCCCTGAACATCCTGGAGGCAACGTCGCCGGCCTCGCCGAACCGGGCGGAGATGCTCCACCGCTACCTCGAAGCCTCGCGTCTGGCCTTCGCGGACCGCAACGCCTACGTGGCCGACCCGGAGTACGTGGACGTGCCCGTGGCGGGGCTGCTCTCCAAGGAGTATGCGGCCGAGCGGAGCAAGGCGCTCGATCCGGCGAAGGCGGCTCCGGGCGCGGCGCGCGCGGGCAATCCGTTCGCGTATCAGCAGGACCCCAGCACCCTTCCGCCCCTCGCGCAGCGCCTGCCGGCGCTCCCGCCCTCGGTGCTGGACGTGCCCCACCGGGAGACCACGCACATCACCACTGCGGACAAGGCGGGCAACATCGTCGCGTACACGTGCACCATCGAGGCGGAAGGCGGCAGCGGCATCGTGGTGCCCGGCTACGGCTTCCTGCTCAACAACGAGATGACGGACTTCGACGTGCCACCGAGTCCTGCCACGCCCCACGCCAACATCCCCGAGGCCGGCAAGCGGCCGCGCAGCAGCATGACCCCGACGTTGGTGTTCAAGGACGGCGTGCCAGTTCTCGCGCTCGGGAGCCCCGGTGGCAGCAGCATCATCACCACGGTGCTGCAGACGCTCGTCTACCACCTGGATCTCCACATGCCTCTGCTGGAGGCGGTGGCGGCGCCGCGCGTCTCCCAGAGCAACGTGCCGGATGGGAAGAGCCATGCCGAACCGGAGTTCATCGCCTCCCCCGAGGCAGCGGCGCTCCAGGCGAAGGGGCACACCTTCACGGAGGCGAACCCCATCGGCGCGCTCACCGCCATCCGCTTCAACCCGGACGGCACCCTCACCGCCGTGGCCGAGCCCCAACGCCGCGGGGGAGGCAGCGCCATGGTGGTCGAGCCGGTGCGCTGA
- a CDS encoding DUF1877 family protein — protein sequence MGIEGLYQALPEGCELLARAIRDPAFAEPFSVANWIPGNPQWLKWGGAWAECARELSKLCETHSGLERRRFDVGPRWDVLHYLLSEARREGHFDRDDWGTHALRGAAALASHLAGGQGIPLRYSRPEIVQVIAEHLGPMTEEDLRRTWEPARMEAQAVYKFWADRAGEDEWGWTVEAFRGLQAFYRQVASHREGVLVTRD from the coding sequence GTGGGAATCGAGGGCTTGTACCAGGCCCTTCCGGAGGGCTGTGAGTTGCTGGCCCGGGCCATCCGGGACCCCGCGTTCGCAGAGCCCTTCAGCGTGGCCAACTGGATACCGGGGAACCCCCAATGGTTGAAGTGGGGAGGGGCCTGGGCGGAGTGCGCGCGGGAGTTGTCGAAGCTGTGTGAAACCCACTCAGGGCTGGAGCGGCGCAGGTTCGACGTGGGGCCCCGGTGGGACGTGCTCCATTACCTGCTGTCCGAGGCACGCCGGGAGGGCCACTTCGACAGAGACGACTGGGGTACGCACGCCCTCCGAGGCGCCGCCGCGTTGGCCAGTCACCTCGCCGGGGGACAGGGAATCCCCCTGCGCTACTCCCGTCCGGAGATCGTCCAGGTCATCGCGGAGCACTTGGGCCCCATGACCGAAGAGGACCTGCGTCGGACGTGGGAGCCCGCGCGGATGGAGGCGCAGGCCGTCTACAAGTTCTGGGCGGACCGCGCGGGCGAGGACGAGTGGGGCTGGACGGTGGAGGCCTTTCGCGGCCTGCAAGCCTTCTATCGACAGGTGGCGAGTCACCGGGAAGGGGTGCTGGTGACTCGCGATTAA
- a CDS encoding VOC family protein: MDVQGFHHVALQARDVERVTAFYRDLLGFPELVRHHRPDGSLRSIWVGVPGGAFLAIEAVSGALEESPFRHERPGLLMLAFRIPRSARAQAVEAFARAQVPLDHETRWTIYVRDPEGNRVALSHHPED; the protein is encoded by the coding sequence ATGGACGTTCAGGGCTTCCACCATGTCGCACTCCAGGCGCGGGACGTGGAGCGGGTGACCGCCTTCTACCGGGACCTGTTGGGCTTTCCCGAGCTGGTCCGGCACCACCGCCCGGACGGCTCCCTGCGGAGCATCTGGGTAGGCGTGCCCGGGGGCGCCTTCCTGGCCATCGAGGCGGTCTCCGGCGCTCTGGAGGAGAGCCCCTTCCGCCACGAGCGGCCGGGGTTGCTGATGCTGGCCTTCCGCATCCCCCGGTCCGCGCGGGCCCAGGCGGTGGAGGCCTTCGCCCGTGCCCAGGTGCCCCTGGACCATGAGACGCGCTGGACCATCTATGTCCGGGACCCGGAGGGCAATCGGGTGGCGCTCAGTCATCATCCGGAGGACTGA
- a CDS encoding response regulator, whose protein sequence is MARLLIVEDNPELASLMVAAAQSRGHSAQAALTGEDAVALLRPGAFDAVVVDLLLPDMRGTELLTTLVPYGIPAIAISGVFKGDRLAREATSLYGARAFFEKPFELDALLDALEQKCGLPSTARPPPPPREAQEEDAILELMELLPEDEEVEEATQPAITPITESDAEDEDAPSPPPPPDSEDLSVDAVLGQAEALMGLADLAEAATPSGTEPPVPDEPPEPEIFLPFGEREKVWAKGHKQEASELPRVGRRALPEWTLEGEIKESTIPRLLNAYYEARHHGELKLKQSQVLKVVYFEAGQPVYAASNLAHERFARFCARRGVMSDSDMQAVTALSKEEGLRTGDAMMRLGLLTADKRRALVEEQVKEIIWSTFGWTTGGYGFSPMRLQRAGLVKLSIFPGDLILEGVLKLETLVALRQKMPRTRRLFPRADPPYGLHELKLGGPQALLLAYADGTKTVEDLITLTDLSERETLATLRGLELMGILEERREEPSRRRITFGL, encoded by the coding sequence ATGGCGCGACTGCTCATCGTCGAGGACAACCCCGAACTCGCCTCCCTGATGGTGGCGGCGGCCCAGAGCCGCGGTCACTCTGCTCAGGCTGCCCTGACAGGCGAGGATGCGGTCGCCCTGCTGCGCCCTGGGGCGTTCGACGCAGTGGTGGTGGACCTGCTGCTGCCCGACATGCGCGGCACCGAGCTGCTCACCACCCTGGTGCCCTACGGCATCCCCGCCATCGCCATCAGCGGTGTATTCAAGGGTGACCGTCTGGCCCGGGAGGCCACCAGCCTCTACGGCGCCCGGGCCTTCTTCGAGAAGCCCTTCGAGCTGGACGCCCTGCTGGATGCGCTGGAGCAGAAGTGCGGGCTGCCCTCCACCGCCAGGCCCCCTCCCCCTCCTCGCGAGGCCCAGGAGGAGGACGCCATCCTCGAGCTGATGGAGCTGCTGCCCGAGGACGAGGAGGTGGAAGAGGCCACCCAGCCCGCCATCACCCCCATCACCGAGAGCGACGCCGAGGACGAGGACGCGCCGTCCCCGCCCCCTCCTCCGGACAGCGAGGACCTGTCCGTGGATGCGGTGTTGGGACAGGCCGAGGCGCTCATGGGCCTGGCCGACCTGGCCGAGGCGGCCACCCCCTCCGGCACCGAGCCCCCCGTGCCCGACGAGCCGCCCGAGCCGGAGATCTTCCTGCCCTTCGGGGAGCGCGAGAAGGTGTGGGCCAAGGGCCACAAGCAGGAGGCCTCGGAGCTGCCCCGCGTGGGCCGCCGCGCCCTGCCGGAGTGGACGCTGGAGGGGGAGATCAAGGAGTCCACCATCCCCCGGCTCCTCAACGCCTATTACGAGGCGCGCCACCACGGCGAGCTCAAGCTCAAGCAGAGCCAGGTCCTCAAGGTCGTCTACTTCGAGGCGGGCCAGCCCGTGTATGCCGCGTCCAACCTGGCCCACGAGCGCTTCGCCCGCTTCTGCGCGCGCCGGGGCGTGATGTCCGACTCCGACATGCAGGCCGTGACGGCGCTCTCGAAGGAGGAGGGCCTGCGCACCGGAGACGCGATGATGCGCCTGGGCCTGCTCACCGCCGACAAGCGCCGCGCGCTCGTCGAGGAGCAGGTGAAGGAGATCATCTGGTCCACCTTCGGCTGGACCACCGGCGGCTATGGCTTCAGCCCCATGCGGCTGCAGCGCGCGGGGCTGGTGAAGCTGTCCATCTTCCCGGGCGATCTCATCCTCGAGGGCGTGCTCAAGCTGGAGACGCTGGTGGCGCTGCGGCAGAAGATGCCTCGCACGCGCCGGCTCTTTCCGAGGGCCGATCCGCCCTACGGGCTGCACGAGCTGAAGCTGGGCGGCCCCCAGGCCCTGCTGCTGGCCTACGCGGACGGGACGAAGACGGTGGAGGACCTCATCACCCTCACCGACCTCTCCGAGCGCGAGACGCTGGCCACGCTCCGGGGCCTGGAGCTGATGGGAATCCTCGAGGAGCGGCGAGAGGAGCCCAGCCGGCGCCGCATCACCTTCGGGCTCTGA
- a CDS encoding MYXO-CTERM-anchored inactivated metalloprotease: MASIRPSLLASLFLWLLASNAQAQAYERARIDGLLLCRPSRTFTYAVATSPGHPTPEERAAIQAAVNTWRQAASSCSDLVFEQTADVTDGTLTFGDGRALIIIRPRLCRDVVPEGQVCNPHEPCVDEYGCWAFGSDEVVNASATFRYTTGEIVGAHIALNSSNGTLSTVDSPPCAPGTHAPDCVSGDVQSLMTRSIGEALGFALVDRLDSTMARRLDWGDTQKRVIDPGTLQGLCELYPRGQPTPGCAIQSPPDAGTPGGTDGGVNPPKEEEPAPSKGGCGAAPTVPLLGALVLWLAARRRR; encoded by the coding sequence ATGGCCTCGATCCGCCCGTCGCTCCTCGCCTCGCTCTTCCTCTGGCTCCTTGCCTCCAACGCTCAGGCCCAGGCCTACGAACGCGCGCGAATCGACGGGCTGCTCCTCTGTCGGCCCTCGCGGACGTTCACCTATGCCGTGGCCACGTCCCCGGGCCATCCCACCCCGGAGGAGCGAGCCGCGATCCAGGCTGCGGTCAACACCTGGCGCCAGGCCGCCAGTTCCTGCTCGGACCTCGTGTTCGAGCAGACGGCGGATGTGACGGATGGAACGTTGACCTTCGGTGACGGCAGAGCCCTGATCATCATCCGCCCGCGCTTGTGCCGCGACGTCGTCCCCGAGGGACAGGTCTGCAATCCCCACGAGCCCTGTGTCGATGAGTACGGCTGTTGGGCCTTCGGCTCGGACGAAGTCGTCAACGCGTCGGCGACGTTCAGGTACACCACCGGGGAGATCGTCGGCGCCCACATCGCGCTCAATAGCAGCAATGGCACGCTCAGCACGGTGGACAGTCCTCCGTGCGCGCCAGGGACCCACGCTCCCGATTGTGTCTCTGGAGACGTCCAGAGCCTGATGACGCGGTCCATCGGCGAGGCGCTCGGGTTCGCCCTGGTGGATCGCCTGGATTCGACGATGGCGCGCCGCCTGGACTGGGGGGATACCCAGAAGCGCGTCATCGATCCCGGCACGCTCCAGGGGCTCTGTGAGCTCTACCCGCGGGGGCAGCCCACGCCCGGGTGTGCCATTCAGAGCCCACCGGATGCGGGGACGCCGGGAGGTACCGACGGCGGGGTAAACCCTCCCAAGGAGGAGGAGCCCGCGCCCTCCAAGGGCGGCTGTGGCGCCGCTCCGACCGTGCCGCTGCTCGGGGCGCTCGTGCTCTGGCTGGCGGCCCGGCGCCGCCGCTGA
- a CDS encoding dipeptidase, whose translation MINRRQFLVGSGAAALVAGGVAPPAWGQEKKAWAPYSGTLAIDACGGFGRFPGNPDGSLNALELADARESGLSAVVLTLAPTGRFRFRDSALETTMKEFAHWEAQIAAHPDSFTAVRTGADLERAQRERKVGLVYGFQESSPIGEDPDRIGIFKRLGLRVLQLTHNRRNLVGDGCMEPGNAGLSELGLQVIERLNAEKVLVDLAHGGQRTVREAIAASKAPVVISHSGCRALSNLPRLTADAELKAMANRGGVVGILFWPYLREQGQPMVADLIRHIEHAIKVCGEDHVGIGSDNTLSPVDRTPEFEKGNLEFMKGLVADGVLTKGRSPELVTFIPELNHARRFETLGALLSARGHSDARIAKILGGNFARVMREVWG comes from the coding sequence ATGATCAATCGACGGCAGTTCCTGGTGGGAAGCGGCGCGGCGGCGCTCGTCGCAGGAGGCGTGGCTCCCCCTGCGTGGGGCCAGGAGAAGAAGGCCTGGGCGCCCTACAGCGGGACGCTGGCCATCGACGCCTGCGGTGGCTTCGGCCGATTCCCCGGCAACCCGGACGGATCTCTCAACGCGTTGGAACTCGCTGACGCGCGCGAGTCGGGGCTGAGCGCGGTGGTGCTGACGCTGGCGCCCACGGGGCGGTTCCGCTTCCGGGACTCCGCCCTCGAGACGACGATGAAGGAGTTCGCCCATTGGGAGGCGCAGATCGCCGCGCACCCGGACAGCTTCACCGCCGTGCGCACCGGCGCCGATCTGGAGCGTGCGCAGCGCGAGCGCAAGGTCGGGTTGGTCTACGGGTTCCAGGAGTCCTCGCCGATTGGCGAGGATCCCGACCGCATCGGGATCTTCAAGCGCCTGGGCCTGCGCGTGCTCCAGCTCACCCACAACCGGCGCAACCTGGTGGGCGACGGGTGCATGGAGCCGGGCAACGCCGGACTCAGCGAGCTGGGCCTGCAGGTGATCGAGCGCCTCAACGCCGAGAAGGTCCTGGTCGATCTCGCCCACGGCGGGCAGCGCACCGTGCGCGAAGCCATCGCCGCGTCCAAGGCGCCGGTGGTGATCAGCCATTCCGGGTGCCGGGCCTTGTCCAACCTGCCGCGCCTGACCGCCGACGCGGAGCTGAAGGCGATGGCCAATCGCGGTGGCGTTGTTGGCATCCTGTTCTGGCCCTACCTGCGCGAGCAGGGCCAACCGATGGTCGCGGACCTGATTCGCCACATCGAGCATGCGATCAAGGTCTGCGGAGAGGATCACGTCGGCATCGGGAGTGACAACACCTTGTCACCGGTGGACCGCACGCCCGAGTTCGAGAAGGGCAACCTCGAGTTCATGAAGGGGCTGGTCGCGGACGGCGTGCTGACGAAGGGGCGCTCGCCTGAGCTGGTGACCTTCATCCCCGAACTCAACCACGCCCGCCGGTTCGAGACGCTGGGTGCGCTCTTGTCCGCGCGCGGTCACTCCGATGCGCGCATCGCCAAGATCCTGGGCGGCAACTTCGCGCGGGTGATGCGCGAGGTCTGGGGCTAG